A window of the Tunturibacter empetritectus genome harbors these coding sequences:
- a CDS encoding PA2169 family four-helix-bundle protein, with protein sequence MAEGYSLVKTIVQVLHDGQTGFADLGEKLKRPDLREFFLAESTNRGKFATELEAELALAKGDTKDIGGTATGAIHRTWADLKASLGGGDHSLLETAEQGEDVAKKVYKEALEAKDLPSSATRELLTRQQAHITASHDKVKAFRDSTAS encoded by the coding sequence ATGGCTGAAGGCTACTCACTAGTGAAGACAATTGTGCAGGTACTCCACGACGGACAAACAGGGTTTGCAGATCTTGGAGAGAAACTGAAGAGACCAGATCTAAGAGAATTCTTTCTGGCAGAGTCCACTAACCGCGGCAAGTTTGCTACAGAACTTGAGGCTGAACTCGCGCTCGCAAAGGGCGATACGAAAGATATAGGCGGGACGGCTACGGGAGCGATTCACCGCACTTGGGCCGACCTGAAAGCCAGTCTTGGCGGTGGCGATCATTCCCTGCTCGAGACCGCGGAGCAAGGCGAAGACGTTGCGAAGAAGGTTTACAAAGAAGCTTTAGAGGCGAAGGATCTACCCTCCTCAGCGACACGCGAGCTGCTTACGCGTCAGCAGGCCCACATTACGGCTTCACATGACAAAGTGAAGGCGTTCCGCGACAGCACTGCTTCGTAG